TGAGGGTTACAGGAAAGCATCAACTGTTTCCAGTTCAGAAGCATTTGCTTAAACTCTGCCTCTGTCATTTGGGCAGTAGCAGGCTTGGTAATGTGGTAGTGAATACCGTTTTCTTTGTTATAAGTAATATCGTTGAACTGATCGCTAAAAAGAGTTTCCATAGAATTGTTTGAAATTTTTGTTAATAAATAATATGCGCATATTAGTCCAGTGTCAGTACATTTCTATGTATACGTTCAAATACACCATAGGATAGAATAAGTCAGAAAAAACTGCCTAAAATGGGGCATAGTACTATGAAAATCAGTTTTTTTCTGTTCTAAGCATTCAGTTCTTTGAGGGAAGGGTCAGAAAATAAAGTACGCAAATGTTGAGTAGGAATGCTGTGTGGAAACAAGGCATTTTGTAAGAGCACCGCATTAGGCAAGTTTTACTTTTTGGATATGCGCCAAAATAGCCTGATATAAATTGATCAAAGCACAGCCAGTCAAATCTCATCACATGAACTTAATCCTTGCTTTTGAGCCATACTTCTGCGGCTTCCTGGCTGGAAAAGTACCTCACACTGTCTTTTTGTGAAACGTTTTTTGCTTCATCACTCAGTTGCGAAACGGATAATTGAGAAATAAACTCTTCAGGTAGCACAAAGCAAGATTTTATGATTGAGTCAAGCGCCAGTACCTGAGCGCTCACGTTTTGAGCCACCCAGTTTTGGAGGTCAGGCGAGATAGGAAATTGAAAATCGCGGTTGTCTATGAGTATCCATTGGGGCTCGCAAGACAGCATAAGCTGTTTCCAGTTCAAAACCATTTGCCGAAATTCTGCTTCTGTCATTTGGGCAGTAGCAGGCTTGGTAATGTGGTAATGAATACCGTTTTCTTTGTTATAAAAAATATCGTTGAATTGATCGCTAAAAAGAGTTTCCATAGAGTAGAGTAGTTGTTTTGGTTAATAAAAATGTGCTCATGCCTGTATGTGTATACGCTTAAATAAACAGTAGGATAGAGTAAATTATAAAAAACTGACTATTTAAAGGCAGGGCACGATGCAATGGAGCTTTTTTGTCATCAAAATAATCATTAAAATTGAAAAAATAAAGTGATCTAAAAGAGGGTAGTCTCTGTTTGTTCCGCCTTGCGGAATTTCTGATTGAGGAAGTACAACGATCAGAGACGAAGTTCAGTAGGTGAGCCGTGTAGTACTTGAACTTCGTTCTATGGCGAGTTTGGTAGTTTTCCTATGCCCTGTTTACTGGTCAAACACCCTAAAAATCTCCTCAGCAATCAATTGATAATATTCATCGCCAAAATGTACCTCATCGGGTAACACCTTGCCCAACTCAAGCTTGTCTTTTTGGATGCGTGCCAAGATAGCTTGATGCAAGTTGATAAAAGCACAATCGTATTGTTTGGCCAGTGCCTTAAGTACAGGCAAATAAGCAATTGCTTTTTGGTTATAGGCAGTAGTAAAAGGAGTAGGGGTAAAAATGATGACTTCTATATCCTGTGCTTTGAGTTGTTTTACCAGGCTTTCCATCTTCTGCCCAAAAAACTTCGGAGTCCAACCCGCGTAAGCGTCATTGATGCCAAACATCAAGGTTACCCAATCAGGCTTTTTAGCAAGCACCAACGTATCTACCTCTTTTACTGCCTGATCGCTACGCCAGCCATTGTGTCCTTCTTTCACTATCTTGAGCTTTGCATTAGGGTATTTTTTCTTAAGCAGCCGTTCCAACACATAAGGATAAGGATTGGCCACCACCCCATAACTGCCCACCTTGTAGCCATTGGTGATACTATTGCCAAAGCATACCATTTTTAGTACTTCCCCTTTTTGTAAAGCCAGTTTTAACTTGGTTAGCTTTTGCAGGCTGTTTTTTAGGCAAAGTGTCTTTACCTCCTGAATAATAAGTGTATCACCTTCTTGGCAGGTGGTGGTATCGTTGGTTAGGTTAGGTTCATTGGTTTGCATACTATCATGAGTTAATTTTTTAGAAACTGTCATTGTATCTGGCGTGAGCACCGCGTTTTGAGTGATTGTATCGGCAGAGTTGTTGGTATTGGGCGTGCCTCCGCAGGCTGTGAGCCAGAGCAACAACAAATAAAAAGGGAGTGATTGAGTCATAAGTGGTGATTTAATTGATACATAACCTTGATGTTGAACGGGCTAATTAGTCCAAAATTTTTAATTTATTAGCTGCCTTTAGGCGAATTTGAGGCTTGCCCTTGTGCACACCAATACGCCCGGTTACTTTCACCTTTTTGCCCTTGTAGTCGCGCAAAGGTCTAAATCGGTTTTTGTACCGCCCCTTGATTACTATAGTAAAGTATTGTCGGGGATGTGCACGTCCTAAATTTAAGAAGTTGAGTTCGTTGGGTTTGCCAAAATTGATAGTTTTTACACTGGCTACCTTTCCGTGTACGGTGGCATACTTGCCCTTATGCTGGGCAGCCTCCGAGGCTTTAATGTCTAAATGTTCGCAGCCAAACAGGGTAACTATCAGGAGCCAACTCAAGTAAAGAGCTTTTCTTTGCATATTCTCGATGATTTTATTGAACTATACCAAATATAAAACAAAACTGATGATTTAAGCCTGGCTTTGTAAAATATTGGCACAAAGGCCTAAGAACCAAGGCAAGCTACAAGTCGATACATTGTACAGTTTTACAGAAATTGCGTTTGCACTATGGAAAAACTTTTAACTACGCTTTTTGTAAGTTGCTAAAAATCAACGTGATACAAGAAGTGTAGTTACCTGTGAACCGAATCTACAGCAGTTTGCTGTGATGAGCTCAACGCAGTTAAACAAGGTGTAGCACCGATATTCATCGGTATCTAAGGACTTGCGACTTGTCGCTTGAAGCTTGCCCCTGCAGGCGCTATGTACTAAGCACCTTCAAAGGATTGAAGCAGAGAATGCCTGCCCGAAACCCCTTATGCTAAAGTAGGCAAAGGTGGAAAGCTTCCAGCTCCCCACCTTTGCAGTGATGTTACTACTGTTTTTACTGCGTTATTTCAAAAAAGCAATTTCTTACAAATCCGCGAAAATCAAAGCACACCTGGGCCCCTTTTTTGTAGGCTACCCACACGCCTTTAGAGTGCAGTAATTCTGTATCTTTGCCTAAGACTCCTTGTACCACCCCAGGGTAATAATAGGTAGCCAGTGTTACCTTAGAATTACTCAAAAACAGGACTTTATCTCCAGGTACGTCCTTTTTGTGAATACGCAACCAGGTATTTTCTGCCAGGGTGCCATAATAAGCTCCACCTGCACTATTAGACGAAGCAGCAAACTTGATAAAGCCAGCCTTGAATTTGGCAGCAACATGCCCCACTACATATACATAAGAGTCTTCTACCATCTGCCCTTCAAGCACATAATTACGGGCATCCAGTTTCAGGTATTCATTGTTATGAAACTTTACCTTGGTACTCATTCCGGCAGGTACAAGCTCTACAATAGGGTGGCAGGGAGACACCCACCCGTTTTCGTCAAAACAAAGTTTACTTCCCGCATTATAGGTTACTCGTGTACCGTTAGGAGCCGTTCCTAGGCGTGCACTACTGCCCAAGGTTCCCTGGGTTACTCCTGGATAATCGCCACTGGTGGCCATTTCTACTTTGGTATTGCTCATAAACTCTGCCGGATACCCAGGGCCAAACCCTGTGCTTCGATTAATGGCAAGTGTGGTATTGCTCGCCAACTTTCCTTCGTAAACACCCTTACTGTCATACTTGCCAAATTCGTGGGTGAACTTAACCAAAGAACCGCTCCTGAGGCGTGCTACACGACCACACACTGTCTCAAGGTTGGTTTCCTCTGCCAAGTAGCCCTCTGCTATAAACCCGCGATGGTCATACTTTAGAAAAGGGTCATTGAAAAACTTCACATCATAGGAAATTCCGGCAGGTCGAGCATATATAGTTCGATTCTTGGCCGAGATGTTAGATTTTTGCGTTGCAGGTGTTGCCTGTGGCATAACTTTTTCCTGATTTTGGCAGGCGAAAATAGTGGTCATCAGTCCAATAAAGACCGCTAGTTTTGTGATTTTGTACATTGTTTTTAATTTTTAAAGATTGTTAAAATTAATTGCGAAAGCAGGGCTTTAGTTAGGTAATAAACCCCTTGCTCCGTAAGCGACCAAGTATTTATTGTATAAGCAAAGACTATAAGCTTTTTGAAGGTTTGGCTGTACAGAGCCTCCATCCTCCAATAAGTTTGATCTAAAAAACAGTTTTTGCTGCAAAGCAAAACATTGAATCCACCTGCTTTTGGGTTTGTAAAGTGTATATTTCTTCAGAGCAGTTAAAGCTATCGCCTTGAAAAAGGTTATCCCGGAAAAATACCACATATAAACCTGATTTTCAGTAAGAAACAAGCATTTTCTCTTTGCTAACAACGCCCGTTTTTCTGTTCACTTATTCAGTAGTTACCTGATTTACCCCAAAAGTACATAACTATGTTGAACTTTGGCAATAATGACAGGTGCGAAACAGGATATAGGCTACTTCAGGCAGGATAAATAAGGCTTGTATTGGCACAAAGGAAAAGTAAAACCCATTGACATAGTACCCAGCTTTTAACTTTGTCGAGTTCATCACAGTGAAACTATAGCTTCGGTTTTTAAAAACATTATTCTCGCCTCGGTTGTGTGCCATCACCAATTGATAAATTCCGCTAGGAGCCAATCGGAACCCTAAAATAAGTTGTTTTTAGACTTGTGAATAGGTTGATTTACCTTCGATGAGCTCATAAACTCGGTTGTGAGGACACAAATCAGGGCGAAAAATAGTAGAGTAGAGTAAGATGCTTATACATTCCTAAATCGTTACCTTTGGCAAAAACAAGAAAATAATGAAACTATTTATTAGTGACTGTGACGGGGTATTGATTGACAGCGAGATACTTGCTGCCCAAATGATGGTGGAACACCTACAGACTTTTGGGGTACACATTGGGCTTAACGACTACCTGCGTACCTGGTCGGGTATGACATTTAGCAGCATTATGAATGCGTTGGCAAACCAACACGGTTTTGAGTTACCTCCTGATTTTGTAGAAGTCATTACCCAAAAGCATGAAGCTTACGCTGCGGCTCACTTGCAACCCATCGCAGGAGTAAAGGAGGCATACGCCCAAATAGCCTTGCCCAAAGCGGTCGTGTCTAATAGTTGGTTGTGGCAGGTAAAACACGCCGTAGAGTTTGTGCAAATGCAAGAAGTTTTTGGCGATCGAATGTTTTCATCTGAAATGGTAGCACGCCCCAAGCCTGCGCCTGACATTTACTTACATGTAGCCGCCCATTTTGGGCTCAAGCCCCACGAGATAGTCGTAGTAGAAGATAGTAAATCGGGGGCTAAAGCGGCTGTAGATGCGGGTATGCATGTAGTGGGTTTTGCCGGAGCCAGTCATATTCTGGACGATCACACCGACCAATTGTACAAAATAGGAGTAAAAACAGTAGTAAGCAGCATGGCAGACCTACCCAAAGCAGTAGAAGACCTTCGGGCTCAAGTTTAATGTTTAAGGTACCAGGAGCCTTGTTGATCAATGGTTTTACAAGGCTTTTTTTAAGTTAAAAATTTCTCATTCCACCTACCGACACCCCCACATTGCTAATGCTATAGTTGGGGTTACCCGCGCCAATAGTCCAGTCGTGCATAAGCCCCAGGTGTAGCCGTGCCTGGTCAGTAGCTTGCTGCGTGATAATGCCTACGTGGTTGTGCATGCCTAAATTATACAAAGGGTCGTTTTCGGTGAGCCCAAAAATACCAAAACCTATTTGGTGAAATAGGGTAACATCTCCTGTTTTGAGTTCACTAAACCAACCCACATTACTACTTCTAAACATAGCAAACTTGTATACTATATGTTTGTCAAAGCCCTTGTCAGGGCGATCAAAAGCTTCGCTCATTTTTCGGCGTTTTTTATTATTGGAGGCACCCTCTACCAAGGTGAAATGCAACCCCCCAGCGTAATTGTCATTGCTGACCAGATAAATGCCTGCATTTACCTTGAAACCAAAACTAAACCCTGGCGAATGACCCAAAGTTTTGAACTGTACGTTGTGTTTGCCCACCGTAAACTGCATACTGATAAAAGCCTGTGGAAAATTTGCGTTATTTTGTGCTGAGGTAGCCAAAACAACACCTGTAACAAGTAGAAGTGAATATAAGGTTTTTTGTATCATGCTGCCCCAATTGATTGATGACCATAAAGGTACACTTTTCGTGAGATTTTTTAACGTAATTAAGAAAAGCCGGAGAAAACATAGCATAGGCAACGCTTTTTAGCACTTCAAACCGCCCTTGGTTTTAGGATAACTTAAATAAAAAGCCAGCCAATGGGCCACTTTTTCGTTGCCCAGGCATTGGCTATCAGTATTTTATACCAAGGTTTGTTGTACTTGTCATTTTTCTTGAGCTGAATAACAAGATCATTTGCAATCTAAAACATAAAACCATATCTTTGCAGGCTCAAAATGTGTTATTAGTATTAATAAAACGTAGAAAATGCATTTAAACAATTACGAAACGGTGTTCATTTTAACTCCCGTTTTA
This genomic window from Microscilla marina ATCC 23134 contains:
- a CDS encoding SGNH/GDSL hydrolase family protein translates to MTQSLPFYLLLLWLTACGGTPNTNNSADTITQNAVLTPDTMTVSKKLTHDSMQTNEPNLTNDTTTCQEGDTLIIQEVKTLCLKNSLQKLTKLKLALQKGEVLKMVCFGNSITNGYKVGSYGVVANPYPYVLERLLKKKYPNAKLKIVKEGHNGWRSDQAVKEVDTLVLAKKPDWVTLMFGINDAYAGWTPKFFGQKMESLVKQLKAQDIEVIIFTPTPFTTAYNQKAIAYLPVLKALAKQYDCAFINLHQAILARIQKDKLELGKVLPDEVHFGDEYYQLIAEEIFRVFDQ
- a CDS encoding HAD family hydrolase; translation: MKLFISDCDGVLIDSEILAAQMMVEHLQTFGVHIGLNDYLRTWSGMTFSSIMNALANQHGFELPPDFVEVITQKHEAYAAAHLQPIAGVKEAYAQIALPKAVVSNSWLWQVKHAVEFVQMQEVFGDRMFSSEMVARPKPAPDIYLHVAAHFGLKPHEIVVVEDSKSGAKAAVDAGMHVVGFAGASHILDDHTDQLYKIGVKTVVSSMADLPKAVEDLRAQV